Proteins from a genomic interval of Neodiprion lecontei isolate iyNeoLeco1 chromosome 2, iyNeoLeco1.1, whole genome shotgun sequence:
- the LOC107219649 gene encoding uronyl 2-sulfotransferase-like translates to MRRSNTNLLTSLIACLTVAFIVFNKAIMQPEHLSSKVSLPMTTDADKYSSSLQINNSRRDYSQAHRHVTPSLAELGGRRSIPEMSENTLMVTRILGAGSELLVLILQRLQGRNAFKHIRLPSGDDNLLTTLQQELLVEDITTIIRQEAVPLTFDADVRFLNFSAFGRQAPTYISMVRDPLDPKVLRSFQKDDAAELRYCGAIAHFCGQDPRCTNENRTWAMAEAQANVERWYPVVGLLEYIGPTLKTLERSFSYFFKGATDVYSELQVKRKIDVPWKSKIQAALEGKLLIGPLAKEVEFYLWLKSRLLCPKCGNG, encoded by the exons ATGCGTCGCTCCAACACTAATTTGCTAACGAGCCTGATTGCTTGTCTCACCGTGGCTTTCATTGTATTTAATAAGGCAATTATGCAGCCGGAACACTTATCTTCAAAGGTTAGCCTCCCGATGACGACAGATGCCGACAAATACTCGTCAAGCCTGCAGATCAATAATTCGAGGAGGGATTATTCTCAA GCACATCGACACGTGACCCCGTCTTTAGCTGAGCTGGGAGGTCGTCGAAGCATCCCAGAAATGAGTGAGAACACGCTGATGGTAACGCGGATTTTAGGTGCTGGATCGGAACTTTTGGTTCTCATTTTGCAACGACTTCAAGGACGAAACGCTTTTAAGCACATCAGGCTGCCTTCCGGGGACGATAATCTCCTCACTACGCTTCAGCAG GAGCTTCTCGTCGAAGATATCACGACCATCATCAGGCAAGAGGCTGTTCCGTTGACCTTTGACGCTGACGTCAGATTCCTCAACTTCTCGGCCTTCGGACGGCAGGCTCCGACTTATATCTCCATGGTCAGGGACCCACTCGACCCTAAAGTACTGCGAAG TTTTCAGAAGGATGACGCTGCTGAGTTAAGATATTGCGGAGCAATCGCCCATTTTTGTGGACAGGATCCACGATGCAC AAACGAAAATCGCACATGGGCAATGGCCGAAGCTCAAGCCAATGTTGAACGGTGGTATCCTGTCGTTGGACTGCTCGAGTATATCGGACCTACGCTGAAAACTCTTGAACGTAGCTTCTCCTACTTCTTCAAGGGAGCCACGGATGTTTATTCAGAATTGC AGGTAAAAAGAAAGATTGACGTACCGTGGAAATCGAAAATACAGGCTGCATTGGAGGGGAAACTTCTGATCGGACCACTGGCAAAGGAAGTTGAATTTTATCTGTGGCTGAAATCGCGGCTGCTTTGTCCGAAATGCGGCAATGGTTGA
- the LOC107219650 gene encoding hemolymph lipopolysaccharide-binding protein-like has product MEVILFLIQVLPCITLILAQLQYPNVNINILYQPYEHLANTCQFTLGTFINLESGQSFSFFVLSFSDAAYNANLPASPPCLLRGQSVTKRDDYTYTSGIGGYKVHTRAVLWNEARITCEEEGGHLAILNSAAEANAVTQLYKKSPAIIGSPLPEYVGIGFHDLYREGQYVTIHGQTLAEAGFTQWRAREPNNSYRGKPENCGALGKSGGLNDISCNIPIGFVCELPTY; this is encoded by the exons ATGGAGGTCATCCTTTTTTTGATTCAAGTATTGCCTTGTATCACATTGATACTGGCGCAGCTGCAATATCCTAACGTCAATATAAACATTTTGTATCAACCATACG AACACCTCGCCAACACGTGTCAATTTACTCTCGGAACGTTTATAAATCTAGAAAGTGGCCAATCGTTCAGCTTCTTCGTACTGTCATTTTCAGACGCAGCTTATAACGCGAATCTGCCCGCATCGCCGCCGTGTTTACTGCGAGGCCAATCAGTCACCAAAAGAGATGACTACAC GTACACGTCGGGTATCGGTGGCTACAAAGTTCACACGCGAGCGGTTCTATGGAACGAAGCTCGAATCACTTGCGAAGAGGAAGGCGGGCACTTGGCTATCCTTAACTCCGCAGCCGAAGCAAATGCGGTAACTCAGCTGTACAAGAAGTCGCCGGCTATCATTGGATCACCTCTACCAGAATATGTTGGCATTGGATTTCACGACCTTTATCGTGAAGGTCAATACGTTACAATTCACGGTCAGACGTTGGCGGAAGCTGGATTCACACAATGGCGGGCTCGAGAACCAAACAATTCGTACAGAGGCAAGCCGGAAAATTGCGGAGCCTTGGGCAAAAGTGGGGGACTTAATGATATTAGTTGTAATATTCCAATTGGTTTTGTGTGCGAGCTGCCAACGTATTGA